From a region of the Sphaerodactylus townsendi isolate TG3544 linkage group LG09, MPM_Stown_v2.3, whole genome shotgun sequence genome:
- the ELOC gene encoding elongin-C: MDGEEKTYGGCEGPDAMYVKLISSDGHEFIVKREHALTSGTIKAMLSGPGQFAENETNEVNFREIPSHVLSKVCMYFTYKVRYTNSSTEIPEFPIAPEIALELLMAANFLDC; the protein is encoded by the exons ATGG ATGGAGAAGAGAAAACATATGGCGGGTGTGAAGGCCCTGATGCTATGTATGTGAAGTTGATATCCTCTGATGGCCATGAATTCATTGTCAAACGAGAACATGCACTCACATCAGGAACAATAAAAGCTATGTTGAGCGGCCCAG GACAGTTTgctgaaaatgaaacaaatgaagtTAATTTCAGAGAGATCCCCTCCCATGTCCTATCCAAAGTGTGCATGTATTTCACCTATAAGGTTCGCTACACTAACAGCTCCACAGAAATTCCTGAATTTCCAATTGCACCTGAAATTGCACTGGAACTGCTGATGGCTGCAAACTTCTTagattgttaa